A portion of the Streptomyces erythrochromogenes genome contains these proteins:
- a CDS encoding TIR-like protein FxsC: protein MFLRSHLRDGGRVPASVQPYFFLSYAHTPRFGAGGPDPDMWVERLFRDLCSHVMALTDLPAGAEAGFMDREIRSGEGWSERLGAALATCRVFVPLFSPRYFASEMCGKEWYAFAQRAIHQGALSNQPAEAIVPALWVPVPPSQLPGPAERLQFNHNTFGERYVTDGLYGLIKLRGYAEQYERAVYELAKRIVRVAETVRLEPVRPLDYRGVPSAFGPTGSSPARTLHVTVAAASRHDLPDGRSPEYYGDNALEWNPYHPVAQRPIAYVAEDLVKNLNYQTSIGSFDDEAGHYDSKQPPTRPEILIVDRWVVEDEHRRQRLAAFDQESRPWVNVVVPWNRYDHQSRAKEIELARRLEETLPVKMGQGRAACRAAANGVANMETLGQILPQVVEAAAQQFLRHAQVYLPAGNTHTERPRLLGPMGMSGPPAPPRAPFPPDTFGGHNDGNDSNDTDRGDADDSES, encoded by the coding sequence ATGTTTCTTCGCTCGCATCTTCGGGACGGGGGGCGTGTGCCCGCATCAGTGCAGCCGTATTTTTTTCTCAGTTATGCGCATACACCGAGGTTCGGGGCCGGGGGGCCCGATCCCGACATGTGGGTGGAGCGCCTGTTCCGCGATCTCTGCAGTCATGTCATGGCGCTGACGGATCTGCCCGCCGGAGCCGAGGCCGGCTTCATGGACCGGGAGATACGCAGCGGCGAGGGCTGGTCGGAGCGGCTCGGGGCGGCGCTCGCCACCTGCCGGGTCTTCGTCCCGTTGTTCTCACCGCGGTACTTCGCCAGTGAGATGTGCGGCAAGGAGTGGTACGCCTTCGCGCAGCGGGCGATCCACCAGGGGGCCCTGAGCAACCAGCCGGCCGAGGCCATCGTGCCCGCGTTATGGGTGCCGGTCCCGCCATCGCAACTGCCCGGACCCGCGGAGCGGTTGCAGTTCAACCACAACACCTTCGGCGAGCGCTACGTCACCGACGGGCTGTACGGGCTGATCAAACTGCGCGGTTACGCCGAGCAGTACGAGCGGGCGGTGTACGAGCTCGCCAAGCGCATCGTCCGGGTCGCCGAGACCGTCCGCCTCGAACCCGTCCGCCCGCTGGACTACCGCGGGGTGCCGAGCGCCTTCGGCCCCACGGGCAGCAGCCCCGCCCGCACCCTGCACGTGACCGTGGCCGCCGCCTCCCGGCACGACCTGCCGGACGGGCGCAGCCCCGAGTACTACGGGGACAACGCGCTGGAGTGGAACCCGTACCACCCGGTGGCCCAGCGGCCCATCGCCTACGTCGCCGAGGACCTGGTCAAGAACCTCAACTACCAGACCAGCATCGGCTCCTTCGACGACGAGGCCGGGCACTACGACAGCAAGCAGCCGCCGACCCGGCCGGAGATCCTGATCGTCGACCGCTGGGTGGTGGAGGACGAGCACCGCCGCCAGCGACTGGCCGCCTTCGACCAGGAGTCCCGCCCGTGGGTCAACGTCGTGGTGCCGTGGAACCGCTACGACCACCAGAGCCGCGCGAAGGAGATCGAGCTGGCGCGGCGGCTGGAGGAGACCCTTCCCGTCAAGATGGGCCAGGGCCGGGCCGCCTGCCGGGCCGCCGCCAACGGGGTGGCCAACATGGAGACCCTCGGACAGATCCTGCCGCAGGTGGTCGAGGCCGCGGCGCAGCAGTTCCTCAGACACGCCCAGGTGTACCTGCCGGCCGGCAACACCCACACCGAACGCCCGCGGCTGCTCGGGCCGATGGGGATGAGCGGGCCTCCGGCCCCGCCGCGGGCGCCCTTCCCGCCCGACACGTTCGGCGGCCACAACGACGGCAACGACAGCAACGACACCGACCGGGGGGACGCGGATGACAGCGAGTCGTGA
- a CDS encoding aminoglycoside N(3)-acetyltransferase, translating to MSAHSHSPAPAPSPAGPGRGRRAAGTLQLAVQLRLLGVRPGMRLMVHASLRGTGLRAEQLRDALTGVLGPRGTLVVPAFTPENSRTSSAHLERIAGMDEAEVRAFRDRMPAFDPASTPSQGMGSLAEAVRTAPGAARSSHPQTSFAALGADAERLCSGHRLESHLGEESPLGKLCWEGGQVLMINVGFSVCTAFHLAEYRIPKPPLRMYECVVKVNLPEGHQGSRQEGEWTAYEDVTLDDGDFAEIGRAFPDSRVRRGRVGGASTMLFSVPEAVDHALEWMTENRC from the coding sequence GTGAGCGCCCACTCCCACTCCCCCGCCCCGGCCCCTTCACCGGCGGGCCCGGGCCGGGGCCGCCGCGCCGCCGGCACCCTCCAGCTCGCGGTGCAGCTGCGGTTGCTCGGCGTACGGCCGGGGATGCGGCTCATGGTGCACGCCTCCCTGCGCGGGACCGGGCTGCGCGCGGAGCAGCTGCGCGACGCCCTGACGGGCGTCCTGGGCCCGCGCGGCACCCTGGTGGTGCCCGCGTTCACCCCGGAGAACTCCAGGACCTCCAGCGCCCATCTGGAGCGGATCGCCGGTATGGACGAGGCCGAGGTGCGGGCCTTCCGCGACCGGATGCCCGCCTTCGACCCGGCGAGCACCCCCAGCCAGGGCATGGGCTCCCTGGCGGAGGCCGTCCGCACCGCGCCGGGCGCCGCGCGCAGCTCCCATCCGCAGACCTCCTTCGCCGCGCTCGGCGCGGACGCGGAGCGGCTCTGCAGCGGGCACCGCCTCGAAAGCCACCTGGGTGAGGAGTCGCCCCTGGGAAAGCTGTGCTGGGAGGGCGGACAGGTACTCATGATCAATGTGGGGTTTTCCGTCTGCACCGCTTTCCATCTCGCGGAGTATCGAATTCCGAAGCCCCCCTTGCGCATGTACGAGTGTGTGGTGAAGGTGAACCTTCCGGAGGGGCACCAGGGGTCCCGCCAGGAGGGGGAGTGGACCGCATACGAGGACGTCACGCTGGATGACGGCGATTTCGCGGAGATCGGCAGGGCGTTTCCGGATTCGCGGGTGCGCAGGGGGCGGGTCGGAGGGGCGTCGACCATGCTCTTCTCCGTCCCGGAAGCCGTCGACCACGCCCTTGAGTGGATGACCGAAAACCGATGTTGA
- the fxsBH gene encoding radical SAM/SPASM protein FxsBH, inactivated beta-hydroxylase extension form: MTGLIAFREIVLKVHSRCDLACDHCYVYEHADQSWRARPKVISPEVISQTASRLAEHARDHALPSVTVILHGGEPLLAGTARLRLVCEEFSRALTGIATLDLRIHTNGLQLSTRYLDLFAEFGVRVGISLDGDRAANDRHRRFADGRTSHPLVLAAVALLRSAPYRHLYQGLLCTVDVANDPVAVLDALVELEPPRVDFLLPHATWETPPVRPDDAPDAYARWLLRIFDHWERLGRPVPVRLFESVLSTLRGGPSLTESLGLAPTDLVVVETDGTLEQVDSLKSAFEGAAATGFNVFDHAFDRVAAHPGVRARQLGLAGVSDSCRRCPVVRSCGGGLYTHRYRDRNGFDNPSVYCTDLRELVDGVEGRTASRETAPQLSDPAELARSQEELTRILLARLNADLAGDPDWAHAWELVAAVERAGQAGADALDAVLDHPFTRTWVLAALDAAREGLPGGAEAARRLTALAAAAVLRGGLDLPAEVAYRDGEVYLPTLGLLRLGEPGTEGRASLHVTDDGYVARDGRSEHRFGPAAGDARWQPVRTWSPGPDAAPVALEDLDPYRNCFPRPPRLRLGSGETEEWRGRLDRAWALLHKAVPGFARAAATGLTTLTPLAGGPRAGGWGEAGRHGPGALGVPYAAGVRETALALLTGRRRTRLRALTEVTDLYALDGEWQHRSPWRSRPVPVSRLLADVHERVAVEAYRRATAGPEPGGSDRIHEALERLSAAAELTVTGKRLVAELRYELKAVDA, translated from the coding sequence ATGACCGGCCTGATCGCATTTCGCGAGATCGTCCTGAAAGTTCACAGCAGATGCGATCTTGCTTGTGATCATTGCTACGTCTACGAACATGCAGATCAGAGCTGGCGAGCCCGGCCGAAAGTGATCTCCCCCGAGGTTATTTCACAGACCGCGTCCAGGCTCGCCGAACATGCCCGTGACCATGCACTCCCCTCCGTCACGGTGATTCTCCACGGAGGGGAACCCCTGTTGGCGGGCACGGCCCGGCTCCGACTCGTCTGCGAGGAGTTCAGCCGGGCGCTCACCGGGATCGCCACCCTCGACCTGCGGATCCACACCAACGGGCTCCAGCTCAGCACGCGTTACCTCGACCTCTTCGCCGAGTTCGGCGTCCGGGTCGGCATCTCCCTCGACGGGGACCGCGCCGCCAACGACCGCCACCGCCGCTTCGCGGACGGCCGTACGAGCCATCCGCTGGTCCTCGCGGCCGTCGCGCTGCTGCGCTCCGCGCCCTACCGCCACCTCTACCAGGGTCTGCTCTGCACCGTGGACGTGGCCAACGACCCCGTCGCCGTGCTCGACGCCCTCGTCGAACTAGAGCCCCCGCGCGTGGACTTCCTCCTCCCGCACGCCACCTGGGAGACGCCGCCCGTCCGGCCCGACGACGCCCCGGACGCGTACGCCCGCTGGCTCCTGAGGATCTTCGACCACTGGGAGCGGCTGGGCCGCCCGGTACCCGTACGGCTCTTCGAGTCCGTCCTGTCCACGCTGCGCGGCGGACCCAGCCTCACCGAATCGCTCGGCCTCGCGCCCACCGACCTCGTCGTCGTCGAGACCGACGGCACCCTGGAGCAGGTGGACTCCCTCAAGAGCGCCTTCGAGGGGGCGGCGGCCACCGGGTTCAACGTCTTCGACCACGCATTCGACCGGGTCGCCGCCCATCCCGGGGTCCGCGCCCGGCAGCTGGGCCTGGCCGGCGTCAGCGACTCGTGCCGCCGCTGCCCCGTCGTACGCTCGTGCGGGGGCGGGCTCTACACCCACCGCTACCGAGACCGCAACGGCTTCGACAACCCCTCCGTGTACTGCACCGACCTGCGCGAACTGGTGGACGGGGTCGAGGGCCGCACGGCGTCCCGGGAGACCGCTCCACAGCTGTCCGACCCGGCCGAACTGGCCCGCTCCCAGGAGGAGCTGACCCGGATCCTGCTGGCCCGGCTGAACGCGGACCTGGCCGGCGACCCCGACTGGGCGCACGCCTGGGAGCTGGTGGCCGCCGTGGAGCGGGCCGGGCAGGCGGGCGCCGACGCTCTGGACGCCGTACTGGACCACCCGTTCACCCGGACCTGGGTGCTGGCCGCCCTGGACGCCGCGCGCGAAGGCCTGCCCGGGGGTGCGGAGGCGGCCCGCAGGCTCACCGCGCTGGCCGCCGCGGCCGTGCTGCGCGGCGGGCTGGACCTGCCGGCCGAGGTGGCCTACCGGGACGGTGAGGTGTACCTGCCGACGCTCGGACTGCTGCGGCTCGGGGAGCCGGGTACGGAGGGCCGGGCCTCCCTGCACGTCACCGACGACGGCTACGTCGCCCGGGACGGCCGCTCCGAGCACCGCTTCGGGCCGGCGGCGGGCGACGCCCGCTGGCAGCCCGTACGCACCTGGTCGCCCGGCCCGGACGCGGCGCCGGTGGCGCTGGAGGACCTCGACCCGTACCGCAACTGCTTCCCCCGCCCGCCCAGGCTCCGGCTCGGCTCCGGCGAGACCGAGGAGTGGCGGGGCCGGCTCGACCGGGCCTGGGCGCTGCTGCACAAGGCGGTGCCCGGGTTCGCCCGGGCGGCGGCGACCGGGCTGACCACGCTGACCCCGCTCGCGGGCGGCCCGCGGGCCGGCGGCTGGGGCGAGGCGGGCCGGCACGGCCCGGGGGCGCTCGGGGTGCCGTACGCGGCGGGCGTTCGGGAGACCGCGCTCGCGCTGCTGACCGGGCGGCGGCGGACCCGGCTGCGGGCCCTGACCGAGGTGACCGACCTGTACGCGCTGGACGGGGAGTGGCAGCACCGGTCGCCGTGGCGGTCCCGCCCGGTGCCCGTGTCGCGGCTGCTGGCCGACGTGCACGAGCGGGTGGCGGTGGAGGCGTACCGGCGGGCGACGGCGGGCCCCGAGCCGGGCGGCTCGGACCGCATCCACGAGGCCCTGGAGCGGCTCTCGGCCGCGGCCGAGCTGACGGTCACCGGCAAGCGGCTGGTGGCGGAGCTGCGCTACGAACTGAAGGCGGTCGACGCGTGA
- the fxsA gene encoding FxSxx-COOH cyclophane-containing RiPP peptide, with amino-acid sequence MNTSATPATSTVKARRVPLTKIDVETASAAATLGRVLPTESGRPVQAPIFNSAL; translated from the coding sequence GTGAACACTTCCGCAACCCCCGCGACCAGCACGGTCAAGGCCCGCCGGGTCCCCCTCACCAAGATCGACGTCGAAACCGCGTCCGCGGCCGCGACGCTCGGTCGCGTGCTCCCGACTGAATCCGGCCGTCCGGTTCAGGCACCGATCTTCAACTCCGCACTCTGA
- a CDS encoding alpha/beta fold hydrolase, giving the protein MRHQVRTADGRALTVERWGDPDGKPVFLLHGMPGSRLGPAPRGMVLYQRRMQLIAYDRPGYGGSDRHPGRTVADVAHDVAAVADSLGLDRFAVAGRSGGAAGALACAALLPDRVSRTAAMVGLAPRDAEDLDWFAGMAASNVREYTTASTDPEELAARLIPRAAGIRKDPGRLLDELRRELTANDRMIVSDAGLRSMLLRNYREGLRHSAYGWIDDVLAFSRPWGFDPADIRCPVLIWHGELDVFSPVGHSRWLARRIPGATTTIEPAAAHFAALRALPDVLNWLLRDLPTPPLSEQQPA; this is encoded by the coding sequence GTGCGCCATCAGGTGCGCACAGCGGACGGGCGCGCTCTGACCGTGGAGCGCTGGGGCGATCCGGACGGCAAGCCCGTCTTCCTGCTCCACGGCATGCCCGGCAGCCGCCTGGGCCCGGCCCCCCGGGGCATGGTCCTCTACCAGCGCCGGATGCAGCTCATCGCCTACGACAGACCCGGCTACGGCGGCTCCGACCGGCACCCGGGCCGCACCGTCGCCGACGTGGCCCACGACGTGGCCGCCGTGGCCGACTCCCTCGGTCTGGACAGGTTCGCGGTGGCGGGCCGTTCCGGAGGCGCCGCCGGCGCCCTGGCCTGCGCCGCCCTGCTGCCGGATCGGGTCAGCCGCACCGCGGCGATGGTCGGACTGGCCCCCCGGGACGCGGAGGACCTGGACTGGTTCGCCGGAATGGCCGCGTCGAACGTCCGGGAGTACACCACCGCCTCCACCGACCCCGAGGAACTGGCCGCCCGGCTGATCCCGCGCGCCGCCGGCATCCGCAAGGACCCGGGGCGGCTGCTGGACGAGCTGCGCCGGGAACTGACCGCCAACGACCGCATGATCGTCTCGGACGCCGGGCTGCGGTCGATGCTGCTGCGGAACTACCGCGAGGGGCTGCGCCATTCGGCCTACGGCTGGATCGACGACGTCCTCGCCTTCAGCCGCCCCTGGGGCTTCGACCCGGCCGACATCCGCTGCCCGGTGCTGATCTGGCACGGGGAGCTCGACGTGTTCTCCCCCGTGGGCCACTCCCGCTGGCTCGCGCGCCGGATCCCGGGGGCCACCACCACGATCGAGCCGGCCGCCGCCCACTTCGCGGCCCTGCGCGCGCTGCCCGACGTGCTGAACTGGCTGCTGCGCGACCTCCCGACGCCGCCGCTCAGCGAACAGCAGCCCGCGTAG
- a CDS encoding TetR/AcrR family transcriptional regulator — MAGAARRRDGQVAQERMLEEAMAAIAEDGLAALTMSKLADRLGTSGGHILYYFGSKDRLLLEALRWSEEQLAVERAALLRRRVTAARKLELFLELYLPRGPRDPRWTLWIELWARTPSNEDLRAAQEEIDAGWYEDLRALLAKGVEQGRFAPTDTADRASELLALLDGLSTRVVLGQRDADRVRALERARSATALLIEHL; from the coding sequence GTGGCAGGAGCGGCACGGCGGCGCGACGGGCAGGTCGCCCAGGAGCGGATGCTGGAAGAGGCCATGGCGGCGATCGCCGAGGACGGGCTCGCGGCGCTGACCATGTCCAAGCTCGCCGACCGGCTCGGCACCAGCGGCGGCCACATCCTGTACTACTTCGGCAGCAAGGACCGGCTGCTGCTGGAGGCGCTGCGCTGGAGCGAGGAGCAGCTCGCCGTCGAGCGCGCGGCCCTGCTGCGCCGTCGCGTCACGGCCGCCCGCAAGCTGGAGCTCTTCCTGGAGCTGTACCTGCCGCGCGGCCCGCGCGACCCGCGCTGGACCCTGTGGATCGAGCTGTGGGCCCGTACGCCGTCCAACGAGGACCTGCGCGCGGCCCAGGAGGAGATCGACGCCGGCTGGTACGAGGACCTGCGGGCGCTGCTGGCGAAGGGCGTCGAGCAGGGCCGGTTCGCCCCGACGGACACGGCCGACCGGGCCTCGGAGCTGCTCGCGCTGCTGGACGGGCTGAGCACCCGGGTGGTGCTGGGCCAGCGCGACGCGGACCGGGTGCGGGCGCTGGAGCGGGCGCGCTCGGCGACGGCCCTGCTGATCGAACACCTCTGA
- a CDS encoding purine-cytosine permease family protein yields the protein MSDEIFRVETRGIDPIPDSERHGRARDLFWLWFGSNLTFTYVINGALAVAFGLTFWQATAVVVVSGLAFFAISAAGLSGIRTGTATLVISRAAFGVRGNLPAGVLNWLVGIGYTILNTVVGTLALEVFLEELGLLHGTPARAAALFATLALTFVVAMWGHATVQFAERWMAYVLAVGFAALLAFLLPGADTAAPATGVPGASGWSLAFVIMLAAPFSYLPMPADYTRYLPRTTSLKSITWYGALGGFLSSVALGIAGVAAATRTDMTDAVAGTESLLPGWFQPVFLALVLGGSVTNSIITLYSSSLNLQVLGIPWSRSRAIVVSAAITGLGSLAALFLTDFTSALTSFLSLLIIVFAPWGGVFLADMLLRRCRYDGHALHTTGPDGAYWYRSGYHPAGLAALLAGITFAALTCDSELWTGPLVAPLGGADLTLLGAVVSGLVYTALYRRTPRSAAVPAAA from the coding sequence ATGAGTGACGAGATCTTCAGAGTCGAGACGCGCGGCATCGATCCGATCCCGGACAGCGAGCGGCACGGCAGGGCGCGCGACCTCTTCTGGCTCTGGTTCGGCTCCAACCTGACCTTCACCTACGTGATCAACGGAGCCCTGGCCGTCGCCTTCGGCCTCACCTTCTGGCAGGCCACCGCCGTGGTCGTGGTCAGCGGACTGGCCTTCTTCGCCATCAGCGCCGCCGGACTGTCCGGCATCCGCACCGGCACCGCCACCCTGGTCATCTCCCGGGCCGCCTTCGGCGTCCGCGGCAACCTGCCCGCCGGAGTCCTCAACTGGCTCGTCGGCATCGGCTACACCATCCTCAACACCGTCGTCGGCACCCTCGCCCTCGAGGTCTTCCTCGAAGAACTGGGCCTCCTGCACGGCACCCCGGCCCGGGCCGCCGCCCTCTTCGCCACCCTCGCCCTGACCTTCGTCGTCGCCATGTGGGGTCACGCCACCGTCCAGTTCGCCGAACGCTGGATGGCCTACGTCCTCGCCGTCGGCTTCGCCGCCCTGCTCGCCTTCCTGCTGCCCGGCGCCGACACCGCCGCCCCCGCGACCGGCGTGCCCGGCGCCTCCGGCTGGAGCCTGGCCTTCGTGATCATGCTGGCCGCCCCCTTCTCGTACCTGCCGATGCCCGCCGACTACACCCGCTACCTGCCCCGCACCACCTCGCTGAAGTCGATCACCTGGTACGGCGCCCTCGGCGGCTTCCTCTCCTCCGTCGCCCTCGGCATCGCGGGCGTCGCCGCGGCCACCCGCACCGACATGACCGACGCCGTCGCCGGCACCGAGAGCCTGCTGCCCGGCTGGTTCCAGCCCGTCTTCCTGGCCCTGGTCCTCGGCGGCTCCGTCACCAACTCGATCATCACCCTCTACTCCTCCAGCCTGAACCTCCAGGTCCTCGGCATCCCGTGGAGCCGCTCCCGGGCCATCGTCGTCAGCGCCGCCATCACCGGCCTCGGCTCCCTCGCCGCGCTCTTCCTCACCGACTTCACGAGCGCGCTGACCTCCTTCCTCTCCCTCCTGATCATCGTGTTCGCGCCCTGGGGCGGGGTCTTCCTCGCCGACATGCTGCTGCGCCGCTGCCGCTACGACGGCCACGCCCTGCACACCACCGGCCCCGACGGCGCCTACTGGTACCGCTCCGGCTACCACCCGGCCGGCCTGGCCGCACTCCTCGCCGGCATCACCTTCGCCGCCCTGACCTGCGACTCCGAGCTGTGGACCGGCCCGCTCGTGGCACCCCTCGGCGGCGCCGACCTCACCCTGCTCGGCGCGGTCGTCTCCGGCCTCGTCTACACGGCGCTGTACCGCAGGACCCCCAGATCCGCCGCCGTCCCGGCCGCCGCCTGA
- a CDS encoding amidohydrolase translates to MNHPADLLLTGARIHTVDPDLPEAEALAVRDGRIVWIGPDDEAAAWAGPDTERIDAAGRLVLPGFIDAHNHVRLGSDDACVQLAGVTTLEGIHERILARREADPDAEWIEAEAFDYSAIPDGRMPCAADLDPVTGDTPAIVLSYDVHTAWLNTAAMHRLGVTRDRTDLPFGTAALDPDTGEPTGFVKDFAVKGLSREGHRALRHLGVPWASPDRQYGRLAKSLDDAIGYGITTVVEPQNSLDDLALYERARAEGRLRSRIVAALFHPRGTTPQDLDDFEAAARSYSGDRLRVGPLKLYIDDVVEPRTAALLEPYTGCGAHRGETFYPAEEFAELLAGLDARGFQCFVHATGDRGIRTVLDAVEHARAVNGPRDARHQVVHVECLDPADVPRFEELGVVACMQPRHCAPEIAGPGKDWAENVGEDRWHKAWPMRSLHEAGAVLAFSSDWNVAEMDPMIGIYTAVTRRSLSGDGPAWQPAETVDVATAVHGYTMGSAHANFLEQERGSLTVGKAADFVVLSRDILAVPVDEIPGTVAETVVVAGEIVHRAP, encoded by the coding sequence ATGAACCACCCCGCCGACCTGCTGCTCACCGGCGCCCGCATCCACACCGTGGACCCGGACCTGCCCGAGGCAGAGGCCCTCGCCGTGCGCGACGGCCGCATCGTGTGGATCGGCCCCGACGACGAGGCCGCCGCCTGGGCCGGACCGGACACCGAACGCATCGACGCCGCCGGCCGCCTCGTGCTCCCCGGCTTCATCGACGCGCACAACCACGTCCGCCTCGGCTCGGACGACGCCTGTGTCCAGCTCGCCGGCGTGACGACCCTGGAGGGCATCCACGAGCGGATCCTCGCCCGGCGGGAGGCCGACCCGGACGCCGAGTGGATCGAGGCCGAGGCCTTCGACTACTCCGCGATCCCCGACGGGCGGATGCCGTGCGCCGCGGACCTCGACCCCGTCACCGGGGACACCCCGGCGATCGTGCTCTCGTACGACGTGCACACGGCCTGGCTCAACACGGCCGCCATGCACCGGCTCGGCGTCACCCGGGACCGCACCGACCTCCCCTTCGGCACGGCGGCCCTGGACCCCGACACCGGCGAACCCACCGGATTCGTCAAGGACTTCGCCGTCAAGGGCCTCTCCCGCGAAGGCCACCGGGCCCTGCGCCACCTCGGCGTCCCGTGGGCCTCCCCTGACCGGCAGTACGGCCGGCTCGCCAAGAGCCTCGACGACGCCATCGGCTACGGCATCACCACCGTCGTGGAACCGCAGAACTCCCTCGACGACCTCGCCCTCTACGAGCGGGCCAGGGCGGAGGGCCGCCTGCGCTCGCGGATCGTCGCCGCCCTCTTCCACCCGCGCGGCACCACGCCGCAGGACCTCGACGACTTCGAGGCGGCCGCCCGTTCCTACTCGGGGGACCGGCTGCGCGTCGGCCCCCTCAAGCTCTACATCGACGACGTCGTGGAACCGCGCACGGCCGCGCTGCTGGAGCCGTACACCGGATGCGGCGCGCACCGCGGCGAGACCTTCTACCCGGCCGAGGAGTTCGCGGAACTGCTGGCCGGCCTGGACGCGCGCGGCTTCCAGTGCTTCGTGCACGCCACCGGCGACCGGGGCATCCGCACCGTCCTGGACGCCGTCGAGCACGCGCGGGCGGTGAACGGCCCGCGCGACGCCCGCCACCAGGTGGTCCACGTGGAGTGCCTGGATCCGGCGGACGTACCGCGCTTCGAGGAGCTCGGCGTGGTCGCCTGCATGCAGCCCAGGCACTGCGCGCCGGAGATCGCCGGTCCGGGCAAGGACTGGGCGGAGAACGTCGGCGAGGACCGCTGGCACAAGGCCTGGCCCATGCGCAGCCTGCACGAGGCGGGAGCGGTACTGGCGTTCTCCAGCGACTGGAACGTGGCGGAGATGGACCCGATGATCGGCATCTACACGGCCGTGACGCGCCGCTCGCTCTCCGGCGACGGCCCGGCCTGGCAGCCGGCCGAGACGGTCGACGTCGCCACCGCCGTGCACGGCTACACGATGGGCTCCGCCCACGCCAACTTCCTGGAGCAGGAACGCGGTTCGCTGACCGTGGGCAAGGCGGCGGACTTCGTGGTCCTGTCCCGCGACATCCTCGCCGTCCCGGTGGACGAGATCCCGGGCACGGTGGCCGAAACCGTGGTGGTGGCGGGCGAGATCGTCCACCGGGCGCCCTGA
- a CDS encoding AAA family ATPase, producing the protein MITTLAVENYRSLRHLVVPLGRLTVVTGANGTGKSSLYRSLRLLADSARGGAIAALAREGGLPSTLWAGPEKLGRAVREGHHPLQGTVRTEPVSLRLGFAGDEFGYAVDFGHPVPVANSLFSLDPEIKRECTWSGPVLRPAAILSDRSGPAVRTRTADGGWHRTQNALRPYDSMLSELADPQLAPDLLALRELMRSWRFYDHVRTDAAAPARTPRIGTRTPVLGADGSDLPAALQTIRETGDGAALDEAVSAAFPGSRISVTEQDGRFALELHQHGLLRPLGAAELSDGTLRYLLWTAALLTPRPPALMVLNEPETSLHPDLLAPLADLILTAARDTQTVVVTHAEPLAEALAAGTRRHRVDLRTVELVKDFGRTEVAGREGPLDEPLWYWPKR; encoded by the coding sequence GTGATCACCACCCTCGCCGTCGAGAACTACCGCTCCCTCCGCCACCTGGTCGTCCCCCTCGGCCGGCTCACCGTCGTGACCGGAGCCAACGGCACGGGCAAGTCCAGCCTCTACCGCTCCCTGCGCCTCCTCGCCGACTCCGCCCGCGGCGGCGCGATCGCCGCCCTGGCCCGGGAGGGCGGGCTCCCCTCCACCCTGTGGGCGGGCCCGGAGAAGCTGGGGCGGGCGGTGCGCGAAGGGCACCACCCCCTCCAGGGCACGGTCCGCACCGAACCGGTCAGCCTCCGCCTCGGCTTCGCGGGCGACGAGTTCGGCTACGCGGTGGACTTCGGGCACCCGGTGCCGGTCGCGAACTCCCTCTTCTCCCTCGACCCCGAGATCAAGCGCGAGTGCACCTGGTCGGGGCCGGTCCTGCGCCCGGCGGCGATCCTGTCCGACCGTTCGGGACCCGCCGTACGGACCCGCACCGCGGACGGCGGCTGGCACCGTACGCAGAACGCCCTGCGCCCCTACGACTCCATGCTCAGCGAGCTCGCCGACCCCCAGCTGGCCCCCGACCTCCTCGCCCTGCGCGAGCTGATGCGGTCCTGGCGGTTCTACGACCACGTCCGCACCGACGCCGCCGCCCCGGCCCGCACCCCGCGGATCGGCACCCGTACGCCGGTACTCGGCGCAGACGGCTCCGACCTGCCCGCCGCGCTCCAGACGATCCGCGAGACCGGGGACGGGGCGGCGCTGGACGAGGCGGTGTCCGCGGCCTTCCCCGGCAGCCGGATCTCCGTCACCGAACAGGACGGCCGCTTCGCGCTGGAGCTGCACCAGCACGGCCTGCTGCGTCCGCTGGGCGCGGCCGAGCTGTCCGACGGGACCCTGCGCTACCTGCTCTGGACGGCGGCCCTGCTGACCCCGCGCCCGCCGGCGCTGATGGTCCTCAACGAGCCGGAGACCAGCCTCCACCCGGACCTGCTGGCCCCGCTCGCGGACCTGATCCTGACCGCCGCCCGGGACACCCAGACGGTGGTCGTCACCCACGCGGAGCCCTTGGCCGAGGCCTTGGCGGCCGGCACCCGCCGGCACCGGGTGGACCTGCGCACGGTCGAGCTGGTCAAGGATTTCGGCCGGACCGAGGTGGCCGGCCGTGAGGGTCCCCTCGACGAGCCCCTCTGGTACTGGCCCAAGCGCTGA